The proteins below are encoded in one region of Rubripirellula reticaptiva:
- a CDS encoding Hsp20/alpha crystallin family protein, translating into MFKNLIPRKRQSDSGLMEVDPKNEMAQFRANFDRMLNDVWRGNWDDAWNNGWGCDVKDAEDEIVVRAEAPGFEPDEIDVRLSAGRLVMQAEHRAEQHTTENGDGQFSSYGKFYRAMSVPAGIEADKIEARYKNGVLEVHLPKGEEAKSKRIAVQAK; encoded by the coding sequence ATGTTTAAAAATCTAATCCCCCGGAAACGTCAAAGCGACTCTGGATTGATGGAAGTCGACCCCAAGAACGAAATGGCACAGTTCCGAGCCAACTTTGATCGCATGCTAAATGATGTGTGGCGTGGCAATTGGGACGACGCCTGGAACAATGGCTGGGGCTGTGACGTGAAAGACGCCGAAGATGAAATCGTCGTCCGTGCAGAAGCCCCTGGGTTTGAGCCCGACGAAATCGACGTCCGTCTCTCAGCCGGTCGCTTGGTCATGCAAGCCGAACACAGGGCAGAGCAACACACGACCGAGAATGGCGATGGCCAATTCAGCAGCTACGGAAAGTTCTATCGTGCGATGAGTGTGCCGGCGGGCATCGAAGCCGACAAGATCGAAGCCCGATATAAGAACGGAGTTCTGGAAGTCCATTTGCCGAAAGGCGAAGAGGCGAAATCAAAACGCATTGCCGTACAGGCGAAGTAG
- a CDS encoding PAC2 family protein: protein MTDTPQLDHPWLIAVWPGMGHVALSAGYYLMSKLGMVQFAELTAGELFDVDAVVVKDGLVQKPHRPRSRLFAWKAPPGGRDVIVFIGESQPQLGKLAFCERLIDFARDQGVERLFTFAAMATEMQPGSEARVFAAATQQSLLDAAVPLNVHILDDGHVGGLNGVLLAAAAEKGMPGFCLLGEMPHIFMQLLYPKASLAVLRVFLSMAKIDLDLAELAQHSEQTEHRLGQIVAEMHRRLEPEPDPSEETTSEETTGEEWKLASKISPEDEQRINSLFEIAGQDRSLAFELKSELDRLGLFESYEDRFLDLFKKPE, encoded by the coding sequence ATGACAGATACACCACAACTTGATCATCCTTGGTTAATCGCCGTGTGGCCCGGTATGGGGCATGTTGCCTTAAGTGCGGGTTACTACTTAATGTCCAAGCTGGGGATGGTCCAATTTGCCGAGCTGACAGCAGGCGAACTGTTTGACGTTGACGCCGTCGTTGTCAAAGACGGCTTGGTGCAAAAGCCGCATCGACCTCGTAGCCGCTTGTTCGCTTGGAAAGCGCCGCCGGGTGGTCGCGATGTAATCGTTTTCATCGGGGAATCGCAGCCTCAACTTGGTAAGCTGGCATTTTGCGAACGGTTGATCGACTTTGCTCGTGACCAGGGTGTCGAGCGATTGTTCACCTTCGCAGCGATGGCAACTGAAATGCAACCTGGCAGCGAGGCGCGCGTATTCGCTGCCGCGACGCAACAGTCGTTACTCGATGCGGCGGTGCCACTGAATGTTCATATCCTCGACGATGGTCACGTCGGCGGACTCAATGGCGTGCTATTAGCAGCGGCAGCGGAAAAGGGGATGCCAGGATTTTGCTTATTGGGCGAAATGCCGCACATTTTCATGCAATTGCTGTATCCGAAAGCTTCGCTAGCGGTGCTACGCGTCTTTTTAAGTATGGCAAAGATCGATTTGGATCTAGCCGAACTGGCTCAACATTCTGAACAAACCGAACATCGGCTGGGACAGATTGTTGCCGAAATGCACCGGCGTTTAGAACCTGAGCCAGATCCTAGCGAAGAGACGACAAGCGAAGAGACAACAGGCGAAGAATGGAAACTGGCTTCGAAGATCTCGCCGGAAGACGAGCAGCGAATCAACTCGCTGTTTGAGATCGCAGGCCAGGATCGCAGCCTCGCATTTGAGCTCAAGAGTGAACTCGACAGGCTGGGGTTGTTCGAGAGCTATGAAGACCGGTTCTTGGATTTGTTCAAGAAACCCGAATGA
- a CDS encoding DUF2267 domain-containing protein, giving the protein MAETMVYRNVHGVEQFLIITDDERDNSKASGREHRGVAAFASTVQKTKQWVNELMQELQWDDAQKTYHGLRAVLHALRDRLTIHETADFAAQLPMLIRGMFYEGWQPDFVPVKDRTKEAFLAHVSKAFSADQNVNVEELTIAVLKIVASHVSEGEMNDIEAIIPKPLGELFS; this is encoded by the coding sequence ATGGCTGAAACAATGGTCTATCGAAACGTTCATGGCGTCGAACAGTTTCTCATCATCACCGATGATGAACGCGACAATTCCAAAGCATCAGGGCGCGAGCACAGGGGCGTTGCCGCGTTCGCATCAACGGTCCAGAAAACAAAACAGTGGGTCAACGAACTGATGCAAGAATTGCAATGGGATGACGCGCAAAAGACTTACCACGGTTTGCGCGCGGTGCTGCACGCCCTGCGCGACCGCTTGACCATCCACGAGACCGCCGACTTTGCTGCGCAATTGCCGATGTTGATTCGCGGCATGTTCTACGAAGGATGGCAACCTGATTTTGTGCCCGTCAAAGATCGCACAAAAGAAGCATTCTTGGCGCACGTGTCAAAAGCGTTCTCCGCCGATCAAAACGTGAATGTTGAAGAACTGACCATCGCCGTGTTGAAAATTGTTGCCTCTCATGTCAGCGAGGGAGAGATGAACGATATCGAAGCCATCATTCCTAAGCCGCTTGGTGAGTTGTTTTCGTAG
- a CDS encoding PDZ domain-containing protein — protein sequence MWTKPAILLICLLPSVSMNLVIAQSIPAVPTEDQEFAQLGVEVTDSPGVGVQVEVVAVDGPADQSGIRPGDYLMAINGEPIDQPDDLIATIHAQNPGTAVSVRVWHDGEETEMKIVLATSGSTVQRTDRAWLGVTLEVNGNVGAKIGQVIPGSPASDAKLKEGDVIVAINDTEIESAKDLVTAIESHKSGDRITLTLAGETENPRQVKLGALAVAPPIFSHRMPIPELDEIFPDSFAPPSWHQEMSDLRRKVQELQDAIRKQGKGDLDLDEEDAESQDPTEHQPGDVSELNGTSALFQFVDYDLRRGDAQSRSSHDGYRYRPTYRYSYQYRPNYGYRYGYVPRAIPYSSYYGRYPNYRSYYRPYYRAGAQLYIGPFGVQYYYR from the coding sequence ATGTGGACCAAACCTGCGATCCTATTGATCTGCCTATTGCCCAGCGTCTCGATGAATCTGGTTATCGCCCAGTCCATCCCAGCCGTGCCAACCGAGGACCAAGAATTTGCTCAGCTTGGCGTCGAGGTCACCGACAGTCCGGGTGTTGGCGTCCAAGTGGAGGTTGTTGCCGTCGACGGTCCGGCCGACCAAAGTGGTATTCGGCCCGGTGACTACCTGATGGCGATTAATGGCGAGCCCATCGATCAACCAGACGACCTCATTGCGACCATCCATGCCCAAAATCCTGGGACAGCAGTCAGCGTCAGAGTCTGGCACGACGGCGAAGAGACGGAAATGAAGATTGTTTTGGCAACGTCAGGTAGCACGGTTCAGCGAACCGATCGAGCTTGGTTGGGCGTTACCCTCGAGGTCAACGGGAACGTCGGTGCCAAGATCGGCCAAGTCATTCCCGGCAGCCCTGCGTCCGACGCAAAATTGAAGGAGGGCGATGTGATCGTAGCGATCAACGACACGGAAATTGAATCAGCGAAGGACTTGGTCACTGCGATCGAGTCGCACAAGTCAGGCGATCGCATCACGCTGACGCTGGCGGGTGAAACTGAAAATCCGCGTCAAGTGAAGCTTGGTGCGTTGGCTGTCGCACCACCGATTTTCAGCCATCGCATGCCAATCCCAGAACTGGATGAAATATTCCCCGATTCGTTTGCGCCTCCATCATGGCATCAGGAAATGTCGGACCTGCGTCGTAAGGTGCAAGAGCTGCAAGATGCGATTCGTAAGCAAGGCAAAGGCGATCTGGACTTGGACGAAGAGGACGCTGAGAGTCAGGATCCAACCGAGCATCAGCCCGGCGACGTTTCTGAACTGAACGGCACATCGGCACTCTTTCAATTTGTCGACTACGATCTGCGGCGAGGCGATGCACAGAGTCGTTCCAGTCACGATGGATACCGATATCGCCCCACGTATCGGTATTCGTATCAGTATCGACCGAACTACGGATATCGGTACGGCTACGTACCTCGTGCGATACCGTATTCCAGTTACTACGGACGCTATCCGAATTATCGATCATACTACCGTCCCTACTATCGAGCAGGCGCGCAACTCTACATCGGACCTTTTGGTGTTCAATACTACTATCGGTAA
- a CDS encoding DUF21 domain-containing protein — protein sequence MVGNLFPSSDDCHLLLVRFNGGGRRRRFACDTPRIRKLMYHGRCGAESLRDVKLSIRDAVVVSVIATNTINVLGPVLVSYQAFVMFSSGGVVIATIVLALGTIGFSEIFPKAIGNHFAPLIARLFAPAILFGERILFPLVKPLVWLTGRLTPGTRRIGTEPQIQSLVRIGHEAGHIETDEHQMIHRVFVLNDRSARDIMTPMKDVRAIAAQ from the coding sequence ATCGTTGGCAATCTTTTTCCTAGCAGTGACGACTGTCATCTTCTTCTTGTCCGGTTTAATGGCGGCGGTCGACGCCGCCGTTTTGCGTGTGACACGCCGAGAATTCGAAAATTGATGTATCACGGGCGTTGCGGTGCCGAATCTTTACGCGATGTTAAGCTTAGCATTCGTGATGCGGTCGTGGTGAGTGTCATCGCTACGAACACGATCAACGTGCTTGGACCAGTGCTGGTCAGCTATCAAGCGTTCGTGATGTTCTCGTCTGGCGGCGTCGTGATCGCGACGATCGTCTTGGCGTTGGGAACGATTGGATTCTCGGAAATATTTCCCAAAGCGATCGGCAATCACTTCGCCCCTCTCATCGCTCGACTCTTTGCGCCGGCAATTCTTTTCGGCGAGCGCATTTTGTTTCCGTTGGTGAAGCCATTGGTTTGGTTGACCGGTCGATTGACACCCGGTACTCGGCGAATCGGTACCGAACCGCAGATTCAATCACTCGTGCGCATCGGTCACGAAGCAGGGCACATTGAAACTGACGAACATCAAATGATTCACCGTGTGTTCGTGCTCAATGACCGCAGCGCACGCGACATCATGACGCCGATGAAAGACGTTCGAGCAATTGCGGCCCAATGA
- a CDS encoding thioredoxin/cytochrome c biogenesis CcdA family protein → MKNLFAFIIFQALLVISIPGATADEVSSSRVDVRVVCMEVFVRGDRPSAKAVRQYTDGLMRRAPGLNVIVHDVVKQRDHLARLYELSKKAGREKPSVPAFHCCDRMYFGFESAAASGPSIESLLTMDVYTRSTCPRCADAKKYLSKLNQVWPAIRLQIHEVDADSVARLRWEALCRGGGSVPGLPTFDFSGHVIIGYQGDAVTGVQIERLIERCECRSATDNSPKSTMLRFADLSLQAEANNRDGDDFEFELPEEAGDDDIGTATIASESLQETDPLESIDVPVFGKLKVDDLGLPLFTFAVGIVDGFNPCAMWILVFLLSVLVNIKDRRKIILIAGTFVVVSGLAYYAFMAAWLNLFLLIGIARPVQIVLGLVALFIGVVNVKDFFAFKQGISLSIPDSQKPGLYRRVRQIVEAKYIGAAIGGAIVLAVVVNTVELLCTAGLPALYTQVLTLQELPAWQNYAYLALYIAAYMLDDTILLTIVVATLSHRKLQEREGRWLKLISGIVILLLGIAMIFFPSWLTWGH, encoded by the coding sequence GTGAAAAATCTCTTTGCGTTTATCATCTTCCAAGCTCTGCTGGTGATCTCTATTCCAGGGGCAACCGCGGACGAAGTGTCGTCTTCCAGGGTGGACGTTCGCGTTGTGTGCATGGAGGTATTTGTTCGTGGAGACCGGCCATCCGCAAAGGCGGTACGGCAGTACACGGATGGATTGATGCGGCGTGCACCCGGATTGAATGTGATAGTGCATGACGTCGTCAAACAACGTGACCACCTCGCCCGACTGTACGAACTGAGCAAGAAGGCGGGGCGGGAAAAGCCGAGCGTTCCGGCGTTTCATTGTTGCGATCGGATGTACTTTGGTTTTGAAAGTGCAGCAGCGAGTGGGCCGAGCATTGAGTCGTTATTGACGATGGATGTTTACACTCGATCGACTTGTCCACGATGTGCCGACGCGAAAAAGTATCTGTCAAAGCTCAACCAGGTTTGGCCGGCAATTCGGTTGCAAATTCATGAAGTCGACGCGGATTCAGTGGCGAGACTGCGGTGGGAAGCGTTGTGCCGTGGCGGCGGCAGTGTTCCTGGATTGCCTACATTTGACTTTTCTGGACACGTCATCATTGGATATCAGGGCGACGCGGTCACGGGAGTGCAGATTGAGCGTCTGATCGAGCGCTGTGAATGTCGTTCGGCGACCGATAATTCGCCGAAAAGTACGATGCTGCGATTCGCCGACCTTTCGCTGCAAGCTGAAGCAAACAATCGAGATGGCGACGATTTTGAATTCGAGCTGCCCGAAGAGGCTGGCGACGACGATATCGGGACTGCCACGATCGCATCGGAGTCATTGCAAGAAACCGATCCGCTAGAGAGCATCGACGTCCCTGTCTTTGGCAAGCTAAAAGTCGACGATCTTGGACTGCCGCTATTTACATTTGCGGTGGGGATCGTCGATGGATTCAATCCCTGTGCGATGTGGATCTTGGTCTTTTTGTTGTCAGTGCTCGTTAACATCAAAGACCGTCGCAAAATCATCTTGATCGCGGGTACCTTTGTCGTGGTTAGCGGGTTGGCTTATTACGCATTCATGGCAGCGTGGTTGAATCTATTTCTGCTGATTGGCATCGCTCGACCGGTACAGATCGTCTTAGGCTTAGTGGCGTTGTTTATCGGAGTCGTGAACGTCAAAGACTTCTTTGCATTCAAGCAAGGCATCTCACTGTCGATCCCAGATAGCCAAAAACCCGGTCTTTATCGACGGGTAAGACAAATTGTCGAGGCGAAGTATATCGGTGCCGCCATTGGCGGAGCGATTGTCTTGGCAGTCGTCGTCAATACGGTCGAACTGCTTTGCACAGCGGGATTGCCCGCGCTGTATACACAGGTGCTGACGTTGCAGGAGTTGCCGGCTTGGCAAAACTATGCCTACCTCGCGTTGTACATCGCTGCCTACATGCTCGACGATACCATTTTGTTGACAATCGTTGTCGCGACGCTATCGCATCGTAAACTGCAAGAACGAGAAGGACGATGGCTCAAATTGATCAGCGGGATTGTAATACTGTTGCTTGGCATCGCCATGATTTTCTTCCCATCCTGGCTGACATGGGGACACTGA
- a CDS encoding Acg family FMN-binding oxidoreductase: protein MDTATDPKLTDSLNHRLHDAIRYAVMAPSSHNTQPWAFRLKPGQVELFADLTRACPVVDPHNRELTISCGAALYHLRLAMNNDSLATLVRVLPANDDEDLIARVLVAGPHNPSDDERVLFDAIPKRRTNRFPFSKQAIDSDRQAEWIDDAKSERVWIHLIHSDREKHAVADLVSQGDKIQASDKQFCRELAKWVHSNSSSRRDGIPGYSQGISDLASHFGWLAVRTFDWGNGQAAKDRQLAEGSPLLAVIGSEADTPADWVDCGQALAKITLRAASCSIDASYLNQPIEVPSLRTKLAKSIGVNGYPQLLLRLGYGSEVKPTPRRSVDEVIMAP from the coding sequence ATGGACACTGCGACCGATCCAAAATTGACTGATTCGCTCAATCACCGACTTCACGACGCTATACGGTACGCCGTTATGGCTCCGTCGAGCCACAACACACAGCCATGGGCGTTCCGTTTGAAGCCCGGCCAAGTCGAGTTGTTCGCCGATCTTACGCGCGCGTGCCCTGTTGTTGATCCGCACAATCGTGAACTGACGATCAGTTGCGGTGCGGCACTGTATCATCTCAGGCTTGCGATGAACAATGATTCGCTCGCCACCTTGGTTCGGGTGCTTCCAGCGAATGATGACGAGGACCTGATCGCTCGTGTGTTGGTAGCAGGTCCGCACAACCCAAGCGATGACGAACGAGTCCTGTTTGATGCGATTCCCAAGCGCCGAACCAATCGGTTTCCGTTCAGCAAGCAAGCGATCGATTCCGATCGGCAAGCGGAATGGATTGATGATGCCAAGTCGGAACGAGTTTGGATTCATTTGATTCATTCGGATCGTGAAAAGCACGCAGTTGCCGACTTGGTTTCCCAAGGCGATAAAATACAAGCGAGCGACAAACAATTCTGTCGTGAACTGGCGAAATGGGTTCATTCCAACAGCAGTTCGCGGCGTGATGGGATACCGGGTTACTCGCAAGGAATTAGTGACCTGGCGTCGCACTTTGGTTGGCTCGCCGTTCGCACGTTCGATTGGGGCAATGGACAGGCCGCCAAGGATCGGCAACTTGCCGAAGGATCACCCTTGCTTGCCGTGATCGGATCCGAGGCAGACACTCCTGCCGACTGGGTCGATTGCGGGCAAGCACTCGCAAAGATCACTTTGCGTGCCGCTTCCTGTTCGATCGATGCGTCGTACCTGAACCAACCGATCGAAGTTCCCAGCCTGCGTACCAAGCTTGCCAAGTCGATCGGAGTCAACGGGTATCCTCAACTCCTGCTTCGTTTGGGCTACGGTAGTGAAGTCAAACCCACGCCCCGGCGAAGTGTCGATGAGGTGATCATGGCTCCGTAG
- a CDS encoding bifunctional aminoglycoside phosphotransferase/ATP-binding protein: protein MSAPTEKAIRTETLVEGLSKPGAYPHPVEGIIEVQETHISIVFLAGEFAYKIKKSIKTNFLDYSTLELRRHFCHEEVRLDGRYENDLYLGVVPICLHEGHIQVDGSGERVEYAVKMRRFKQGSLLSEQIKNGKLTTAEVHQLADNIASFHKVAAISDTTDRNTWPDFFVKNLHQIVLSLQSKLDRETVATLKAIHRWTDDWLKQNFATLAKRLDDGFVRECHGDLHLGNVVHWGDRLVPFDGVEFNEELRWIDILADAAFLQMDLAFCGHLDLSRTFMNHYLEGTGDYDSLDLIRPFLIYRSLVRALVATIRTDQSHLKPSDRESAMRDARKHVQLAHQFTAEERAQLWITHGVSGSGKTTLSELVVQRHDAVRLRSDTERKRIFGLLATDRPSSEQKTELYSEASSEKTYAYLEDRASQILRAGYSVIIDATFLRQRDRERFHELATSEGVPFAILDCHSDEQTLRQRVADRMSQNQDASDADLRVLEHQLATHQPLTQSELSHVVDVPDLVQVAAHL from the coding sequence ATGTCTGCCCCAACTGAAAAGGCGATCAGGACGGAAACGCTTGTCGAAGGCTTGTCAAAACCCGGCGCTTACCCGCACCCGGTCGAAGGGATCATTGAAGTTCAAGAAACTCATATTTCAATCGTGTTCTTGGCTGGCGAATTCGCCTACAAGATTAAGAAGTCAATCAAGACGAACTTCCTCGACTACAGCACGCTAGAACTCCGACGTCACTTCTGTCATGAAGAAGTCCGGTTGGATGGCAGATATGAAAACGATTTGTATTTGGGTGTCGTACCAATCTGTTTGCACGAAGGTCACATTCAGGTCGATGGTTCTGGAGAACGCGTCGAGTACGCGGTCAAGATGCGACGATTCAAGCAAGGTTCGTTGCTTAGCGAACAAATCAAGAACGGAAAACTGACCACTGCAGAAGTCCATCAACTCGCCGACAACATCGCCAGCTTTCATAAAGTCGCTGCGATTTCTGACACCACGGATCGGAACACTTGGCCCGACTTTTTTGTCAAGAACCTTCATCAGATCGTTCTCTCGCTGCAATCCAAACTTGATCGCGAGACCGTCGCTACGTTGAAAGCTATCCATCGTTGGACAGATGACTGGTTGAAACAGAACTTCGCAACGCTTGCAAAACGTTTGGACGACGGATTCGTCCGTGAATGCCATGGTGACTTACATCTTGGGAACGTTGTCCATTGGGGCGATCGTTTGGTTCCGTTTGACGGTGTCGAGTTTAACGAAGAGCTTCGCTGGATCGACATCCTAGCTGACGCTGCGTTTCTGCAGATGGATCTAGCTTTTTGCGGGCATTTGGATTTGTCGCGAACATTCATGAATCATTACCTAGAAGGTACGGGCGACTATGATTCACTCGACCTGATTCGCCCGTTTCTGATTTACCGTTCGTTAGTACGTGCGTTAGTGGCAACGATCCGCACCGACCAGAGCCATTTAAAACCTAGTGACCGTGAATCCGCGATGCGAGACGCTCGCAAGCACGTCCAATTGGCGCATCAATTCACTGCGGAAGAAAGAGCACAGTTGTGGATCACTCACGGCGTTAGCGGCAGCGGAAAGACGACTCTCAGCGAGCTGGTCGTTCAACGACATGATGCCGTCCGACTACGTAGTGATACAGAACGCAAACGAATCTTCGGTTTGCTTGCGACCGACCGACCATCAAGTGAACAAAAGACGGAGCTGTACAGCGAAGCGTCCAGTGAAAAGACTTATGCTTATCTAGAAGATCGAGCAAGCCAAATCCTACGAGCGGGCTACAGCGTAATCATCGATGCGACCTTTTTAAGACAACGTGACCGTGAGCGGTTTCACGAATTGGCCACAAGCGAAGGTGTCCCCTTTGCGATTCTTGATTGTCACAGCGATGAACAAACGTTGCGACAGCGCGTTGCCGACCGAATGTCTCAGAACCAAGATGCTTCGGACGCCGACTTGCGAGTACTTGAACATCAACTCGCAACGCATCAACCGCTGACGCAATCCGAACTCAGCCACGTCGTGGATGTCCCCGATCTGGTACAGGTCGCTGCGCATCTATGA
- a CDS encoding universal stress protein, with protein MQRFRHILVYAGTDQPEVAVTRAAQLALENKASLTLMDVVKPIPKSLGMMTDVAKPEELEKLVAADRRRRLLDLASDVSDTGLQLDVAVAIGDPATEIARQVIRDGHDLLVKTADGFSPAGRLFGSVAKSLLRLCPCPVWLLKPQIHGQFDRVLAAIDVESDDKNHGDLNRKILELAYSIAQRDNAKLHIVAAWQLWMEESMRRHAGNAEVDSIRKDHEAKVRKALDELLQAPFSQADDIQLHLRHGSAASVIRSVADEIEADLLVMGTVCRTGVAGFLIGNTAETVIPDVTCSLLALKPDGFVSPVQMASVVLVEDDEPLPLL; from the coding sequence ATGCAACGATTTAGACACATTCTGGTGTACGCCGGAACCGACCAACCGGAAGTCGCGGTCACGCGTGCCGCTCAGTTGGCTCTTGAAAACAAGGCTTCGCTAACGTTGATGGACGTCGTCAAGCCCATCCCCAAATCGCTCGGCATGATGACGGATGTCGCTAAGCCAGAAGAACTCGAAAAGCTTGTCGCGGCTGACCGACGGAGGCGTCTGCTAGACTTAGCCAGTGACGTTTCCGACACAGGATTACAGCTCGACGTGGCGGTCGCCATCGGTGATCCGGCGACGGAAATCGCTCGGCAAGTGATCCGCGACGGGCACGACCTTCTAGTCAAAACGGCTGATGGATTCTCACCGGCGGGCCGACTGTTTGGCAGTGTGGCGAAGTCACTGCTACGGCTTTGTCCCTGTCCCGTTTGGTTGTTGAAGCCGCAAATTCACGGTCAGTTTGACCGAGTCTTGGCAGCCATCGACGTTGAATCAGACGATAAGAATCATGGTGATCTGAACCGGAAAATTTTGGAACTCGCTTACTCGATCGCCCAACGAGACAACGCGAAACTGCATATCGTCGCCGCGTGGCAATTGTGGATGGAAGAATCGATGCGGCGACATGCGGGAAACGCCGAGGTCGATTCTATTCGCAAAGACCACGAAGCGAAGGTTCGTAAAGCGCTCGACGAGTTGCTGCAGGCACCCTTTTCACAAGCCGACGACATTCAACTGCATTTGCGTCACGGATCAGCGGCGTCGGTGATCCGCAGCGTTGCCGATGAAATTGAGGCCGACTTGTTAGTGATGGGTACCGTCTGCCGAACGGGCGTTGCAGGGTTCCTGATCGGCAACACTGCAGAGACCGTCATTCCGGACGTGACGTGTTCGCTATTGGCACTCAAGCCCGACGGGTTCGTTTCTCCGGTGCAAATGGCGAGTGTCGTTTTAGTCGAAGATGACGAGCCGTTGCCTTTGCTGTGA
- a CDS encoding universal stress protein, with translation MRRILLATDGSDSSLNGAKFLAHLPHDETIELTVVSVLFVPGQDKSNLVGDWIATCLEQERTTAKETYAAIEAIFTGADVRLKSIIRKGRPAETIVSISKEIHAEMVVIGATGHSAVTRMLLGSTSDYVATHAPCSVLVVRSTGGLRGKHPLRVAIGYEPSGPAQAAVEEFAEFQWGAQTDVQVVTVNPLYNEREEQRRAEAADLAAEQLLQCAERSTGRVIKNDHVGEGLVKFAEVNDIDLMVVGETPRTRLSRILMGSMTRFVLRHAPCSVWITRNRMIHGFHDKHEITASESASSDS, from the coding sequence ATGAGAAGAATCTTACTTGCCACCGACGGTTCCGATTCATCCTTGAACGGTGCTAAGTTCCTCGCGCACCTGCCGCACGATGAAACGATCGAATTGACGGTAGTCTCAGTTCTGTTTGTGCCCGGCCAAGATAAATCCAATCTGGTTGGCGATTGGATCGCGACTTGTCTTGAACAAGAGCGAACAACAGCGAAGGAGACATACGCAGCGATAGAAGCGATCTTCACCGGCGCTGACGTTCGTCTGAAGTCCATTATTCGTAAAGGTCGTCCGGCCGAGACGATCGTCTCGATTTCAAAAGAGATTCATGCCGAGATGGTGGTCATTGGGGCAACCGGGCATTCCGCGGTGACTCGCATGTTGTTGGGCAGCACTAGTGACTACGTGGCAACTCACGCCCCCTGCAGTGTATTGGTGGTCCGTTCAACCGGCGGGCTTCGCGGAAAGCATCCATTGCGTGTCGCCATCGGCTACGAACCAAGCGGACCGGCTCAAGCAGCGGTGGAAGAGTTTGCAGAATTTCAGTGGGGCGCCCAAACGGACGTCCAAGTGGTTACCGTGAATCCTTTGTACAACGAACGCGAGGAACAGCGTCGGGCTGAAGCCGCAGACCTAGCAGCCGAACAACTTTTACAGTGTGCGGAAAGATCCACCGGACGTGTCATCAAGAATGATCATGTCGGCGAAGGATTGGTGAAGTTCGCTGAGGTCAACGACATTGACTTGATGGTAGTCGGCGAAACTCCGCGTACCCGGTTAAGCCGAATACTGATGGGCAGCATGACTCGGTTTGTCCTCCGGCACGCGCCCTGCAGCGTCTGGATTACCCGCAACCGGATGATCCACGGCTTTCACGACAAGCACGAAATAACAGCGAGTGAATCGGCAAGTTCCGACTCGTAA